In Candidatus Desulfatibia profunda, the DNA window AGCGCACTTTAGCTCACTTCAAACTTTAGGCACTTTTAAGGTGCTTTGGCAAAGCCGTTTAACTCTGACCTGGCCCAAAGGACCAGGTTTTTCAGGACTAAATAAACTAATCAACCAGGGATGCTTCCATCAGTTTGGAATACACCGCTCCGGCAGGCCTAAGCTCACTTTTGAACAAAACAACCTTATTGGCCACAAACGGTTCGGTTTCAAATCCTGCAAATTCCTTCATTGCCTCCAAGAGCTGCTTGGGGTCGATGCTGCCTTTGGCTCGACCCAGTGTCAAATGGCCCTTAAACGCTCTTTTCTCTTCTGGAAAACCGATTGCCGCCAATTTTTCGTCAAGTGTTTTCTGTAATCCAATCAATTCGTTGAACTGTCCGGCCACTCCAATCCAGATCACCCGGGGGCGTTTTATACTGGGGAATGTCCCTATTCCCTTTGCGGCTATCGCTAGCGGTGCAAACCCCTTGGCTGACTCGAAGATCGCCCGGCCGACCTTCTCGGTTTCCGCCTCGTTGATGTCGCCCAAAAATTTGAGCGTAAGATGAACGTTCTGCGGTCGAACCCACCGAACGTTAAACCCATAGGACCGCATCCCTTCCTGAACCCTTTGAATTGAATCAATAATGTTTTCAGGAAGTTCAATAGCGATAAATGTTCGAATGGTATCAGCCATTTGGATATTTATCACGTGATCGGTAATCGCTTGCCGGCAGTCGCTGATCAGCAACTATCAACAAGTTTCGGAAAAAGGACCATTTAGGGATAGGAAACTAACAGGGTAGTGTGAACTGAGGCTCCCCCAACAAAAACTTACCCTTTAAAATCCACGCCTTTAATATTTCGGCAATCTCACGAGCCCTAACCATACTGGAAAGCGGTACCGTTGGAATTTCTTCTCTTCTGAATCTGATATGTCCACTTTTCAGCTCGGCGTAACTGACTTGTCCGTAACTTTTCTTAATCCCGTTGGGATAGTCGTGTCCATAGTCGACAATCTGGGTAAACAGCTCCTCGTCCGACACGGCCGTGTAGTTGGCAATCTCTTCGTTCAAAACGGGAATGGGGATGCCCAAGCCGACGGCCATTGAGCAGCCATACCCCTGGAGACTGACGCCCACCAGCCATTTGGGACTCATTTTTTTCAGGTCTCCCATGACCCAGAGCGTGCCGGCCGGTGTCAGCGGAATCCCTCTTTTTGTTCGCTTGGCAGCGGGTTTGTGCTGGGTGCCGTGCCAGGTAACATACCCTTGGGCTCCACCCAGGAAAATCCGGGTTCCAAGACCGATGGTCTTGTAATAGGGGTCATTAAACAGCGGGCTGAGCTGTCCCGCCGAGCAGTAGTTTGCATTCGCGGCTTTGGGTTTCAACGTACCCATATAGGTATAAACGGTCCTGTTTGTCAGATTGACGGCGCAGTTATAATTCTGATACCCGTTCCGAGGATTGCACAAGATGGCATTGGGAACTTTGCGCAGGGTAATTTCCTTTTCGATCCCCCGGTTTGGATAGCAGTCGGTTCCATAGGCTTCGGCCTTCAGGTGGATTGTCTTTCCCGCCACCAGATCCTGGATCACATGGCCGCCGCCATAGTTGAACTCGCCCGGATAGACTTTGTTTAACGGATCATCCTCACACGGCTCCGTCACCCCGATGTAGCAATCGACGGCAGCTACACCCGCATAAGCAGGAACCTTGTTCAGCCAGACTTTGGTGGCCTTGATTGTCGGAACAGCATGCCCGAAATTAATAAAGGCGCCGGATGAACACATTGGCGCAAACGTTCCGGTCGTTACAACGTCAACCCGCCTGGCGGCCTCGACCGGCCCCTCGTCTTTAACGATACCAATGATCTCCTCGGCCGTGACCACCACGGCCTCACCGGACCTGATCCGTTCATTGATCTGTTGGTAAGTCTTGTTAATCTTGTGTTTGGTCATTTATGGCTACTTCCTGTCCGTGTTAAAAGTCATTTGTTGCTCGTTATTCGTTTGGAGTTTAATTCATGGGCTTTACGTCCTCAATTTTGGCAGTAATATTATTCTTTATCCAGGCCGCATCCCACCATTCAAGGGGATCTACAAAGGTATTATGAACCAGCATGCTAAAATGGAGGTGATCACCGCCGGCCAGCCCCGTAGTTCCGGTACGGCCGATGATCTCATCTTTGGCTACGATTTGTCCCTCCTGGGCGTCGATGCCGCTTAAATGCGAATACATGCTGAACAGTCCAAAACCGTGATCGATGATGACGGTTTTCCCGTAAATGCCGATGGGGCCTGCAAACACGACTTTCCCCTTGTTGGCTGCCGGAACCGGTGAATGCGCCACAGATGCCAGATCAATGCCCAAATGAATCTGCTCGTCGACCACAGAGCCTTTGTATTTATATTTGCGATGATCGGCAAAACCGGCTTTTTTCTGGGAATTCGGAAGCTGTAAAAACGGACTGTCCCAGTATATGATGTTGTCGGTCTTGTCCACCACTTGTGTGATTTGATTATAGTCGGCCTGGCGCAAGTCACGGTTGACTTTGAGATATTTGTCGATCATGGCTGTTTTGGAATCCGACGGAATATCAATATCAAATTCCGGCATCTTCCAGTTCAAAAAATTGTCGGAAATCTCAATCAAATCCCTTTTAAAGACCCTGCCTCTAAGATAGTGGGGAAAGCTGGTTCTGGCGCTGTTGCCGGCATAATCGGATGTCTTGACATAAAGCTCCGTGCCGGGTCCTTGCCCGTAATTGAGCGCAAAAAGGACCATGATAATATTCGGATTTTTAAAATATCCCGAATATCCAGGGAAAAAATTTCCTCCGACGTAGACCCCTTTTGTCGGGCAGGGTTCGGATATCTTGAAAATAACTAGTCCGGCCCCACCCTGGCTAACGTTGTGGACTGTGGTCAGGATATCTATTTCGGGCGGTTTGGTATCAATGGTCACATCCTTCTCAACATATGTCCGGTTTCCATGGAACCATCCGCGCCAGGAATAATCTCGCGCCACCATGCGCAAAATTGCTTTACCGTCGGTTATGCCGATATGCCTAGGCTCGACTTTGATCTTAAAGATCGCCTGGTGAAGCTTACCGCCGCCTAATAAGCCCGCCGCCGGCAAGTCTTCCTTGAGCAAAACAACCTCCTTGCCGTCTTTCACAAGACCGATCCAGATTTTGCGCAGGCCGCTTTTTTCGTCAGACACTGCCACTGAAAGTGTCTGGGATGCATTTAAGTATGGAGAAGAAAGGTCGAGTGCGACCGCTGGTTTTTCACCTTCCAAGCGCTTTAGCAATAGCCATCCTGTCAGCAGAATTATGCTTAAACACCCCAGAAGGATCAGCCAAAATTTAATGTTTTTTTCATTAACTTTCAATATGTTATCATCCACCCTTCCGCTTTGATCCTAACATTTCACAAGCTGTCTAAAAATTGAATAATAACAGCTAAAAAGCTTGTAATCAAGGCTTGTTTTTCCTTTTTCGTTTCTTGACTTTTATTGGTGTGCACGATAAGTATTTTGTTAAAAATGCACTCATTTATCTCGGATATTTCATTTGCCCAAGGTGGATTTGCACACTAAACGGTCTTACCCTAATTGATTTAAAACTCAATTAGGTCTTATTTTACATTTTCGGATTCTTAGCCAAATGAACCACATTGTTAATATCGGACACCTCTCAATCGGAAAGGGACAGCCGCTGCTGCTGATCGCGGGGCCCTGTGTGATCGAAGATTATGAAACCACACATGCCATCGCTGTATATCTCAAAGAACTTACCCTGAAGCTGGATATTCCCCTTATATTTAAGGCTTCCTATGACAAGGCCAACCGCACATCCATCAATTCCTTTAGGGGTCCCGGAATTAAGAATGGCCTTGAAATATTAGAGCGTATCAAGTCAGAGCTTAACCTTGTGATCATTTCGGACGTTCACCGGGTCGCCGAAATCGCCGCCGCCGCCCGGGTTCTGGATGTCATCCAGATCCCTGCGTTTCTATGCCGGCAAACTGATTTTATCTTGGAAGTTGCCGGAACAGGTAAGCCGCTAAATATCAAAAAAGGTCAGTTTCTGGCGCCGTGGGATATTGCCAATGTTGTGGAAAAAGCCACCTCCACAGGTAACAACCGGATACTGATCACCGAACGGGGTACAATGTTCGGATACAACAATTTGGTGGTGGATTTTCGCAGCATAAAAATCATGCAGGATATCGGCTGGCCGGTAATATTTGATGCAACCCACAGTATACAACTACCCGGCGGCGCAGGCACGCGTTCAGGCGGACAACGTGAGTTTGCGCCGATTCTCGCTGGAGCGGCAGTTGCAGCAGGGGCCGACGGAATATTTATGGAGGTACACCCAAATCCTGATAAGGCGCTTTGCGACGGTCCCAATTCGTTAAAATTGGAGGCCCTTGATGAGTTGCTCCCCCGGCTCAAGGCGATTCGAAAGGCCATATCACCTTGAAGGAACTCATGATAAAACGCACGCTGGAAGGTTTAAAGCTCCTGATTATTGACGTTGACGGTGTCCTTACGGGCGGCAGCGTCATATACAATGACAAGGGCGAGGAAACCAAAGTCTTTGACGTAAAGGACGGTCTTGGCATTCGATTGCTTATGGAAGCCGGCATCAACGTATGCATAGCCACCGGCAGGCGTTCGGAAGCGTTGCACCACCGCTGTCGAGATCTCGGCATCGTCCATATCTTCGACGGGGTAAGGAATAAAGCCTCCATACTGGATCTTATATTAGACCGAACCGGTGTGTCGGCCGAAGAATCCGCATGTGTCGGCGATGATCTTCCCGACCTGGCGTTAATGCAAAGGGTGGGCCTGGCCATTGCCGTAGCAGATGCCCATCAAACCGTGATTGAACATGCGGATATGGTTACATCGGCAAAAGGCGGCGCCGGAGCGGTAAGAGAAGTCTGCGAAAGCATCTTGAAAGCTCGGGGGCTCTGGGAAAACATTCTGGAACGCTTCATGTAATGCGACATGTAAAGGACAAAAATACCAGAAAATTAAAACTTGTTCTGGTTTCGCTCGTTTTGGCGACACTGGGGATTATCGCGACGGTATTTATTGGATACCGCCACATTTTAAACAAAGATGCCGATTTGATCTCTGCCATAACAAAAAAAGCGAATATAGCCATAGGGAAATTTCATCATACCGCAACACGCGATGGGATCAAGGAGTGGACACTGGACGCCCGCACAGCTCAAGTAATCAACGCCCAAAACCAAGCGATTTTCCAGGATCCAACGGTAATATTTTTTATGAAAGACAACACCCAAGTTTACCTTACCGCCGATCATGGGATTCTGCATACGGATTCGAACGACATTGAAGTTTCCGGCAATGTTGTGGTAAAAAATGAAAATTACCGGCTAACAACTGAAAAGCTGAATTACCAGCACGTTCAGCGCATAATTTTTTCCAGGGTGCCGGTAAAAATAGTCAGCGCATCCTCGCAGCTTACGGCCGACTCAATGTCTCACGATATCAATGCAAACCAAACGGTGTTTAAGGGGAACATCAAAGGAGCCTTTGGTGAAAAAATTTTGTTGTAATCGAATCCGTTGCCTTGGTTTTTCAGTATTGGCAACCGCCTTTATAACGGCGACTGTTCTGATGACATATTGCGCCTTTGCCGAGGATACCCCATCGGATCGCAAACCTGATGATGCCGACAAAAAAATATATATTACCTCTGACAGTATGATTTCCGACAACAACACCAAATATGCCGAATTTATCGGGAATGTAAAGGCCATCCAGGGATCGAATACCATTGTCGCCGACAGGCTCAAGATTTTTTTTCAAAAGGATCTGAAAAACACAGAAAATTTGGCGGGCGATCAAGACTCTATCGTAAAAATAGTGGCCAACGGTAATGTAACCATACATTTCGACAATAAGGTTGCAGTTGCCGAACAGGCTGTATACATTACAGAGACCAAAGTGTTGGTGCTGTCAGGGGCAAATTCGAAGATTACCAGCGCAAACGATTCTATTTCCGGTGAAAAAATAACACTTTACAGGGAAGACGGTCGAATTAATGTTGAAAGCGGTGCTGAAAAACGTGTGAATGCCGTATTCCGTTCCGGCAAAAAGGGTTTGAACTGAAGCAGGATTCGTTATACCCTAATCGAGTCAAAGCTCGATTAGGCGTTATTCGTTAATTGGTTAATTGATCGAATGGTTAAGTGGTTAAATTGTCAAATAGAAAAAATATAAAATTATAACTCAAAATAGCCAATCAACGAATTAACCATTTAACGAATTAACGAAATTTTATGAAACGGGCACGGCCACATGACGACGTTGATGCTTAAAAACCTGGTCAAGATTTATAACAAAAGACGGGTTGTAGATTCTGTCAGCCTGAACATTGAAAACAGTCATGTTGTCGGTCTGCTTGGCCCCAACGGCGCCGGCAAAACCACTACGTTTTACATGACCATCGGGATGATAAAACCCGACAAGGGCAACGTATTTCTCGACGATGAAGATATTACAAATTCTCCCATGTACATGAGGGCGCGCAAAGGAATCGGGTACTTACCCCAGGAGGCTTCGGTTTTTCGGAAGCTTACCGTAAAAGAAAACATTATGGCTATTCTTGAAATCCTGCCCATTACCAAATCGAGTCAGGAGGATCGTGCCAACATGCTTCTTGATGAACTGGGTATAAAGCACCTGGCGAACCAAAAGGCCAATTCACTTTCCGGCGGCGAACGGCGACGGCTTGAAATTTCACGCGCCCTGGCTACAAATCCGTCTTTTATCCTTCTTGACGAACCTTTTGCAGGGATAGACCCGCTGGCGGTCATCGACATCAAAAATATTATCGGGCACTTGAAAAAACGGGGGATTGGCGTCGTTATATCTGATCATAATGTGAGAGAAACTCTTGAAGTTTGTGATAAAGCATATATACTAAACAATGGCAAGGTAATCGAATCCGGCCCGCCCGCAAAGATCGCTTCCAGCGAAATCGCCCGCCGGATTTATTTAGGAAACGAGTTTAAATTATAAAATGGCCCTGGAATTAAGACAACAGTTAAAATTAACCCAACAGCTTATCATGACGCCCCAGCTCCAGATGGCGATAAAGCTTCTGCAGCTGAACAGGCTGGAGCTGCTGGACACGATCCGTCAGGAACTCGAAGAAAATCCGGCGCTTGAAGAGGACTTCACGGAAGGTGCCGCTGAAGACCCCCTCACAGAACCAACTGAAAGTACACCTGTTGAAACTCCCCCGACCAGAGAGGTCACCATTGAAGAAAAGATTCGCGATGATATTGACTGGAACAATTACATTGATGAATACAGTTCGTCAGGAAAAATTCATTTCGAATCCGAAAGGAAAGACACCCCCAGTTTTGAGTCTTTTATATCACGCAAAGAATCTTTGCGTGAACATCTCCTTTGGCAGCTGATGATGACGTCCCCGACAGAGGAACAAGAGCAGATCGGCGACCTGATTGCAGGCAACATTGATCAAGACGGCTACCTGGATGTTTCTCTTGAAGAACTTGCCGATACGAGCGCGGCCCCCCTTGATAAAATCCAGCATGTTTTAACCATCATGCAGACCTTTGACCCCCTGGGCGTTTGTGCCAGAAATCTCAGTGAATGCCTGCTGATTCAGGCCCGGCATTTTAATTTCGACAATACCATCGTAACCGACATCATCAAGAACCATCTCAATCACCTTGAGAATAAGAATTATAAGGCTATCGCCAGAGCCTTAAAAGCAAATCTTGAAGATGTCGTTTCGGCCGTAAATGTCATCAAGAGACTGGAGCCCAGACCCGGGCGGCAATTTTCTGATGACGAACCCCAGTATATCACTCCCGACATTTTCGTTTATAAATATGAAAATGATTTTGTCATCGTGCTCAATGATGATGGGATGCCAAAGCTCCGTATGAACGCCTTTTATAAAAATGCCCTAAAACACGACAAACGGATTCCTGACCAGGCCAAGGATTACGTGCAGGAAAAAATGCGTTCCGCAACCTGGTTGATCAGAAGCATCCATCAACGTCAAAAGACCATTTACAAGGTTATGGAAAGCATTCTAAAGTTCCAGCGAGCTTTTTTTGAAAAGGGGATTGCCTGCCTAAGGCCCATGGTCTTAAGAGATGTCGCCGAAGACATCGGCATGCATGAATCAACCATCAGCAGGGTTACAACGAACAAATATGCGCATACCCCTCAAGGCATTTTTGAATTGAAATATTTTTTTAACAGCTCTATTCAACGCATTCATGGCGAGGCCATTGCTTCGGCCAGCGTCCAGGATAAAATAAGACAACTCATTGAAAGCGAAAATCCCGGCAAACCATACAGCGATGATAAGCTCTCAAGCATTTTAAAGGAGGCCAATATCAACATTGCACGCCGAACCGTGGCTAAATATCGTGAAATAATGAAAGTATTACCATCAAACAAACGCAAGGAGTTATAGGGAGGTTTTTAGAATGCAGACATCAGTCACCTTTAAAAATCTGGACCCTTCAGAACATTTGAAAGCATATGTTGGAGAAAAGCTGAATCGGCTCGACAAATACCTTTACAACCCCGCAGAGGCAAACGTCGTGCTTTCGGTTGAAAAATTTCGTCACATGGCGGAAATTAGTATCATCGGGGATAGACTCAATATAAACGGCAAGGAAGAAACCGGCGACATGTATGCAGCAATCGATATGGTTCTGGATAAACTTGAAAAACAGATCAAGAAAAACAAGCAAAAAAACAGGGAACGCCGCAGCGGGTCAAAATCCAAGGCAATATATTTTATTGATATCGGTAAAGATACCCAGGATCTGGATGAAGAACCTGCCGGCCGGATCATGGTCAGTAATATCGAATACAAACCGATGGATGTTGAAGAAGCCGTCATGCAGCTTGACCTTGTGGGCGATAATTTTCTTGTATTTACAAATGCCAGAACAGATAGAGTCAATGTCGTTTATCGTCGCAAGGACGGTCACTACGGCTTGATTCAACCCAG includes these proteins:
- the thpR gene encoding RNA 2',3'-cyclic phosphodiesterase translates to MADTIRTFIAIELPENIIDSIQRVQEGMRSYGFNVRWVRPQNVHLTLKFLGDINEAETEKVGRAIFESAKGFAPLAIAAKGIGTFPSIKRPRVIWIGVAGQFNELIGLQKTLDEKLAAIGFPEEKRAFKGHLTLGRAKGSIDPKQLLEAMKEFAGFETEPFVANKVVLFKSELRPAGAVYSKLMEASLVD
- the raiA gene encoding ribosome-associated translation inhibitor RaiA, which codes for MQTSVTFKNLDPSEHLKAYVGEKLNRLDKYLYNPAEANVVLSVEKFRHMAEISIIGDRLNINGKEETGDMYAAIDMVLDKLEKQIKKNKQKNRERRSGSKSKAIYFIDIGKDTQDLDEEPAGRIMVSNIEYKPMDVEEAVMQLDLVGDNFLVFTNARTDRVNVVYRRKDGHYGLIQPSS
- the lptC gene encoding LPS export ABC transporter periplasmic protein LptC, which encodes MRHVKDKNTRKLKLVLVSLVLATLGIIATVFIGYRHILNKDADLISAITKKANIAIGKFHHTATRDGIKEWTLDARTAQVINAQNQAIFQDPTVIFFMKDNTQVYLTADHGILHTDSNDIEVSGNVVVKNENYRLTTEKLNYQHVQRIIFSRVPVKIVSASSQLTADSMSHDINANQTVFKGNIKGAFGEKILL
- a CDS encoding homocysteine biosynthesis protein; translation: MTKHKINKTYQQINERIRSGEAVVVTAEEIIGIVKDEGPVEAARRVDVVTTGTFAPMCSSGAFINFGHAVPTIKATKVWLNKVPAYAGVAAVDCYIGVTEPCEDDPLNKVYPGEFNYGGGHVIQDLVAGKTIHLKAEAYGTDCYPNRGIEKEITLRKVPNAILCNPRNGYQNYNCAVNLTNRTVYTYMGTLKPKAANANYCSAGQLSPLFNDPYYKTIGLGTRIFLGGAQGYVTWHGTQHKPAAKRTKRGIPLTPAGTLWVMGDLKKMSPKWLVGVSLQGYGCSMAVGLGIPIPVLNEEIANYTAVSDEELFTQIVDYGHDYPNGIKKSYGQVSYAELKSGHIRFRREEIPTVPLSSMVRAREIAEILKAWILKGKFLLGEPQFTLPC
- a CDS encoding HAD-IIIA family hydrolase produces the protein MIKRTLEGLKLLIIDVDGVLTGGSVIYNDKGEETKVFDVKDGLGIRLLMEAGINVCIATGRRSEALHHRCRDLGIVHIFDGVRNKASILDLILDRTGVSAEESACVGDDLPDLALMQRVGLAIAVADAHQTVIEHADMVTSAKGGAGAVREVCESILKARGLWENILERFM
- the lptB gene encoding LPS export ABC transporter ATP-binding protein translates to MTTLMLKNLVKIYNKRRVVDSVSLNIENSHVVGLLGPNGAGKTTTFYMTIGMIKPDKGNVFLDDEDITNSPMYMRARKGIGYLPQEASVFRKLTVKENIMAILEILPITKSSQEDRANMLLDELGIKHLANQKANSLSGGERRRLEISRALATNPSFILLDEPFAGIDPLAVIDIKNIIGHLKKRGIGVVISDHNVRETLEVCDKAYILNNGKVIESGPPAKIASSEIARRIYLGNEFKL
- a CDS encoding M23 family metallopeptidase yields the protein MDDNILKVNEKNIKFWLILLGCLSIILLTGWLLLKRLEGEKPAVALDLSSPYLNASQTLSVAVSDEKSGLRKIWIGLVKDGKEVVLLKEDLPAAGLLGGGKLHQAIFKIKVEPRHIGITDGKAILRMVARDYSWRGWFHGNRTYVEKDVTIDTKPPEIDILTTVHNVSQGGAGLVIFKISEPCPTKGVYVGGNFFPGYSGYFKNPNIIMVLFALNYGQGPGTELYVKTSDYAGNSARTSFPHYLRGRVFKRDLIEISDNFLNWKMPEFDIDIPSDSKTAMIDKYLKVNRDLRQADYNQITQVVDKTDNIIYWDSPFLQLPNSQKKAGFADHRKYKYKGSVVDEQIHLGIDLASVAHSPVPAANKGKVVFAGPIGIYGKTVIIDHGFGLFSMYSHLSGIDAQEGQIVAKDEIIGRTGTTGLAGGDHLHFSMLVHNTFVDPLEWWDAAWIKNNITAKIEDVKPMN
- the kdsA gene encoding 3-deoxy-8-phosphooctulonate synthase: MNHIVNIGHLSIGKGQPLLLIAGPCVIEDYETTHAIAVYLKELTLKLDIPLIFKASYDKANRTSINSFRGPGIKNGLEILERIKSELNLVIISDVHRVAEIAAAARVLDVIQIPAFLCRQTDFILEVAGTGKPLNIKKGQFLAPWDIANVVEKATSTGNNRILITERGTMFGYNNLVVDFRSIKIMQDIGWPVIFDATHSIQLPGGAGTRSGGQREFAPILAGAAVAAGADGIFMEVHPNPDKALCDGPNSLKLEALDELLPRLKAIRKAISP
- the rpoN gene encoding RNA polymerase factor sigma-54 produces the protein MALELRQQLKLTQQLIMTPQLQMAIKLLQLNRLELLDTIRQELEENPALEEDFTEGAAEDPLTEPTESTPVETPPTREVTIEEKIRDDIDWNNYIDEYSSSGKIHFESERKDTPSFESFISRKESLREHLLWQLMMTSPTEEQEQIGDLIAGNIDQDGYLDVSLEELADTSAAPLDKIQHVLTIMQTFDPLGVCARNLSECLLIQARHFNFDNTIVTDIIKNHLNHLENKNYKAIARALKANLEDVVSAVNVIKRLEPRPGRQFSDDEPQYITPDIFVYKYENDFVIVLNDDGMPKLRMNAFYKNALKHDKRIPDQAKDYVQEKMRSATWLIRSIHQRQKTIYKVMESILKFQRAFFEKGIACLRPMVLRDVAEDIGMHESTISRVTTNKYAHTPQGIFELKYFFNSSIQRIHGEAIASASVQDKIRQLIESENPGKPYSDDKLSSILKEANINIARRTVAKYREIMKVLPSNKRKEL